One window of the Clupea harengus chromosome 20, Ch_v2.0.2, whole genome shotgun sequence genome contains the following:
- the LOC105911004 gene encoding neuronal acetylcholine receptor subunit alpha-3-like translates to MTSTETRALLLFLLILVSRECSASKGEDRLFRKLFRRYNQFIRPVENVSDPVTVEFEVSMSQLVKVDEVNQIMETNLWLRHIWNDYKLRWLPAEYDGIEFIRVPSNKIWRPDIVLYNNAVGDFLVEDKTKALLKYDGTITWVPPAIFKSSCPMDITYFPFDYQNCSMKFGSWTYDKAKIDLVLIGSKVNLKDFWESGEWEIIDAPGYKHDIKYNCCEEIYPDITYSFYIRRLPLFYTINLIIPCLLISFLTVLVFYLPSDCGEKVTLCISVLLSLTVFLLVITETIPSTSLVIPLIGEYLLFTMIFVTLSIVITVFVLNVHYRTPTTHTMPAWVRSVFLCVLPRVLLMRRPIDQQERKGGEKEITEAEKGGAEKGGRKRKKRSSGCQDGGMNCVEGGGGGGGMEGKGGSRSAPAEAEAVKGGRAPAAVNAVVAFSVVSPEIKQAIESVKYIAENMRSRNKAKEVEDDWKYVAMVIDRIFLWVFVTVCILGTMGLFMQPLISFFSV, encoded by the exons ATGACTTCGACGGAGACACGCGCCCTCCTACTTTTCCTGCTGATTTTGGTCAGTAGAG aatgttctgcttctaaaggaGAGGACCGACTGTTCCGTAAGCTTTTCAGGAGATATAACCAGTTCATTCGGCCGGTCGAAAATGTGTCCGACCCCGTCACAGTGGAGTTTGAAGTCTCCATGTCCCAGCTGGTGAAagtg GATGAAGTGAACCAGATCATGGAGACCAACCTGTGGCTAAGACAC ATCTGGAATGACTATAAGCTTCGCTGGTTACCTGCTGAGTATGATGGCATTGAGTTCATTAGAGTCCCATCCAACAAGATTTGGAGACCTGATATCGTCCTTTACAACAA TGCTGTTGGGGACTTCCTGGTGGAAGACAAGACCAAAGCTCTGCTGAAGTATGACGGCACGATCACTTGGGTTCCCCCGGCCATCTTTAAGTCCTCCTGCCCCATGGACATCACCTACTTCCCCTTCGACTACCAGAACTGCTCCATGAAGTTCGGCTCCTGGACCTACGACAAGGCCAAGATCGACCTGGTGCTCATCGGCTCCAAGGTCAACCTCAAAGACTTCTGGGAGAGCGGCGAGTGGGAGATCATCGACGCGCCGGGCTACAAGCACGACATCAAGTACAACTGCTGCGAGGAGATCTACCCGGACATCACCTACTCGTTCTACATCCGCCGGCTGCCTCTCTTCTACACCATCAACCTCATCATCCCCTGCCTGCTCATCTCCTTCCTCACCGTGCTCGTCTTCTACCTGCCCTCCGACTGCGGAGAGAAG gtcaCGCTCTGCATCtcagtcctcctctctctcaccgtgTTCCTGCTGGTCATCACGGAGACCATCCCCTCCACCTCGCTGGTCATCCCACTGATCGGCGAGTACCTGCTCTTCACCATGATCTTCGTCACGCTCTCCATCGTCATCACCGTCTTCGTGCTCAACGTGCACTACCGCacgcccaccacacacaccatgccgGCCTGGGTGCGCAGCGTCTTCCTGTGCGTGCTGCCCCGCGTCCTGCTCATGAGGCGCCCCATCGACCAGCAGGAGAGGAAgggcggagagaaggagatcACCGAGGCGGAGAAAGGAGGAGCCGAgaagggggggaggaagaggaagaagaggagcagCGGTTGCCAGGACGGCGGGATGAACTGCGTGGagggcggcggcggcggaggtgggatggaggggaagggagggagccGCTCGGCGCCGGCCGAGGCAGAGGCGGTGAAGGGGGGCCGTGCCCCGGCAGCGGTCAACGCGGTGGTGGCCTTCTCGGTCGTCTCCCCGGAGATCAAGCAGGCCATCGAGAGCGTCAAGTACATCGCTGAGAATATGAGGAGCCGTAACAAGGCCAAAGAG GTGGAAGACGACTGGaaatatgttgccatggtgattgaCCGGATCTTTCTGTGGGTATTTGTGACGGTTTGCATCCTGGGGACCATGGGGTTGTTCATGCAACCTCTCATCTCCTTCTTCTCAGtatag